A genome region from Thermogemmata fonticola includes the following:
- a CDS encoding c-type cytochrome — protein MRVRGVPRLGSLIGGSGVLLLGAGLWWLAVPGVAGEDSRSADRRAESQAAVERGYQALTRTAFVPGFWSVHSVERAWQQWGVPEKPADYAAAFRQRYGLHPAPYPNDGLPMGLRRGQILLRPAIAIDCMLCHGSSLFGQSYIGLGNHTLDIQALFEELFRADGRPVKLPFTFCNVRGTNEADAFGVYLLGWRQPDLTLRSQWQNLGLRDDSCADVPAWWLMKKKQTLYYTGGMDSRSVRTLMQFMMHPLTAPADFHRAEPAFRDIQQYLLSLEPPKYPFPIDSAKARRGEAIFRQHCARCHGTYGPNGTYPNKIIPLEEIGTDPQRHAAVSIAYGEAYSRSWFGQEADGWFFRGKRLRWTDGYQAPPLDGIWATAPYFHNGSVPTLYHVLKSSARPRRFTRSFRTEVEDYDTLRVGWKFTELTQPPDPNLPPIERRKIYDTTQPGRSNAGHTYGDSLTESQRWDLIEYLKTL, from the coding sequence ATGAGAGTGCGAGGAGTGCCACGGCTTGGGAGCCTAATCGGAGGCAGCGGCGTGTTGCTGCTGGGCGCTGGACTGTGGTGGCTGGCCGTGCCCGGTGTGGCGGGGGAGGATTCGCGCAGCGCCGACCGGCGAGCCGAGAGCCAGGCCGCCGTGGAGCGGGGCTACCAGGCGTTGACGCGCACGGCTTTCGTTCCGGGTTTCTGGAGCGTGCACTCCGTGGAGCGGGCCTGGCAGCAATGGGGCGTGCCGGAAAAACCCGCCGATTATGCCGCCGCCTTCCGGCAGCGCTACGGCCTGCACCCGGCCCCCTACCCAAACGACGGCCTGCCGATGGGTCTGCGCCGCGGCCAGATTCTCCTCCGTCCCGCTATCGCCATCGACTGCATGCTCTGCCACGGCAGCTCCCTCTTCGGCCAAAGCTATATCGGATTGGGGAATCACACCCTGGACATTCAGGCGCTTTTCGAGGAGTTGTTCCGGGCCGACGGCCGCCCTGTCAAGCTGCCCTTCACCTTCTGCAATGTCCGCGGCACGAATGAGGCGGATGCCTTCGGCGTCTATCTGCTCGGCTGGCGCCAGCCTGACCTGACACTCCGCAGCCAGTGGCAAAACCTCGGCCTGCGCGACGACAGTTGCGCCGACGTTCCCGCCTGGTGGCTGATGAAAAAGAAGCAAACGCTTTACTACACCGGCGGCATGGACAGCCGCAGCGTGCGCACCCTCATGCAATTCATGATGCACCCCTTGACCGCTCCCGCGGATTTCCACCGGGCGGAACCGGCCTTCCGCGACATTCAGCAGTACCTGCTGAGCCTGGAGCCGCCCAAGTACCCCTTCCCCATCGACTCGGCCAAGGCCCGCCGGGGAGAAGCCATCTTCCGCCAGCACTGTGCCCGCTGCCACGGCACCTACGGCCCGAACGGGACCTACCCGAACAAAATCATTCCCCTGGAGGAGATCGGCACCGATCCCCAGCGTCATGCCGCGGTCAGCATCGCTTACGGCGAGGCTTACTCCCGCTCCTGGTTCGGGCAAGAAGCGGATGGCTGGTTCTTCCGGGGCAAGCGCCTGCGTTGGACCGACGGCTACCAGGCCCCGCCGCTCGACGGCATCTGGGCCACCGCACCGTATTTCCACAACGGCAGCGTCCCGACGCTCTATCACGTGCTCAAATCCAGCGCGCGCCCCCGCCGCTTTACCCGCTCCTTCCGCACCGAGGTCGAGGATTACGACACCCTCCGCGTCGGCTGGAAATTCACCGAACTGACCCAACCCCCTGATCCCAACTTGCCCCCCATCGAGCGCCGCAAAATCTACGACACCACCCAGCCGGGGCGGAGCAACGCCGGCCATACCTACGGCGACTCTTTGACCGAATCCCAACGCTGGGACTTGATCGAGTACTTGAAAACCCTCTGA
- a CDS encoding glycoside hydrolase family 10 protein: protein MPAPAPRRRLPSRLPLAFLPLAASLLAAGWLSACLGTAAATIGSEIARLPAGRGTSASEPMAAAADAAEVPPPPREFRGVWIATVANIDWPSRPGLTAEQQKQELLALLDRAAELRLNAVIFQVRPMADALYESALEPWSEFLTGRMGQSPGYDPLAFAITAAHARGLELHAWFNPYRARHPSSRSPISDKHLIRRRPEWIKTYGTHQWMNPTHPEVAAHTLAVIRDVVRRYDIDGVHIDDYFYPYRERGPDGQLLLFPDEDTWQKYRQAGGTLGRDDWRRAAINAFVRDLYREVKALKPWVKVGISPFGIWRPNHPPGITGLDAFAELYADARLWFQEGWCDYLAPQLYWPIAQPRQSFPKLLAWWAEQNTQRRHLWPGLYTSRVRERPSENGPKGWPAQEIAEQIALIRQQRGASGAIHFSIKALRDNPDRLADHLHRLYAEAALVPAIDWSAPPLPLGLTQLPPPRCQLLRQQQPPVLRIDPPRDTRFLVLRHRTARGWTTRLLPPPSEPQQPLHLPLEGEAAPAVAVLDRFGRLSPFVLPE from the coding sequence ATGCCCGCCCCCGCTCCTCGCCGCCGCCTGCCATCCCGCTTACCCCTGGCCTTCCTCCCACTGGCCGCAAGTCTCCTGGCCGCTGGTTGGCTGAGCGCCTGTCTGGGAACCGCTGCTGCCACGATCGGTTCCGAGATAGCTCGCCTCCCCGCAGGAAGGGGAACCTCGGCGTCGGAGCCGATGGCTGCCGCTGCGGACGCCGCGGAAGTGCCTCCGCCGCCGCGGGAGTTCCGCGGCGTGTGGATCGCCACGGTGGCCAACATCGACTGGCCGAGCCGGCCCGGCCTGACCGCCGAGCAACAGAAGCAAGAGCTGCTCGCTCTGCTGGACCGTGCCGCCGAGCTGCGCCTCAACGCCGTCATCTTCCAGGTGCGCCCCATGGCCGATGCCCTGTATGAATCCGCTCTCGAACCCTGGAGCGAATTCCTCACGGGGCGCATGGGCCAATCCCCCGGTTACGATCCCCTGGCTTTCGCCATCACGGCCGCTCATGCCCGCGGGCTGGAATTGCACGCCTGGTTCAATCCCTATCGCGCCCGCCACCCGTCCTCCCGCTCTCCCATCAGCGACAAGCATCTCATCCGCCGCCGGCCGGAGTGGATCAAAACTTACGGGACCCATCAGTGGATGAACCCGACGCATCCGGAGGTGGCAGCGCACACGTTGGCCGTCATTCGGGATGTGGTGCGGCGCTACGACATCGACGGCGTCCACATTGACGATTACTTTTACCCCTACCGCGAGCGCGGCCCGGACGGCCAACTCCTGCTCTTTCCCGACGAGGATACCTGGCAAAAGTACCGCCAAGCGGGGGGAACACTGGGGCGGGACGACTGGCGGCGGGCCGCCATCAACGCCTTTGTCCGGGACCTCTACCGGGAAGTCAAAGCCCTCAAGCCGTGGGTCAAAGTCGGGATCAGCCCCTTTGGCATCTGGCGGCCCAATCACCCGCCGGGCATCACGGGGCTGGATGCGTTTGCCGAGCTGTATGCCGACGCCCGCCTCTGGTTCCAGGAAGGCTGGTGCGACTATCTCGCCCCGCAGCTCTACTGGCCGATCGCGCAGCCGCGGCAGAGTTTTCCCAAACTGTTAGCCTGGTGGGCCGAGCAGAACACCCAGCGCCGCCATCTCTGGCCGGGACTGTACACCAGCCGCGTGCGGGAACGCCCAAGCGAGAACGGACCCAAGGGCTGGCCCGCTCAGGAAATCGCCGAACAGATCGCGTTGATCCGCCAGCAGCGGGGAGCCAGCGGGGCCATCCACTTCAGCATCAAGGCGCTGCGGGACAACCCGGACCGGCTGGCCGACCACCTGCACCGCCTCTACGCCGAGGCGGCCCTGGTGCCCGCCATCGACTGGAGCGCTCCGCCCCTGCCCCTGGGACTGACTCAGCTTCCTCCCCCCCGCTGCCAGCTTCTCCGCCAGCAGCAGCCTCCCGTGCTCCGCATCGACCCCCCGCGCGACACCCGTTTCCTGGTCCTGCGCCACCGCACCGCCCGCGGCTGGACCACGCGCCTGCTCCCGCCCCCCTCCGAGCCGCAGCAGCCCCTCCATCTGCCCCTGGAAGGCGAGGCCGCCCCCGCCGTGGCCGTGCTCGATCGCTTCGGACGCCTCAGCCCCTTCGTCCTGCCGGAGTGA